A window of the Lactuca sativa cultivar Salinas chromosome 7, Lsat_Salinas_v11, whole genome shotgun sequence genome harbors these coding sequences:
- the LOC111907958 gene encoding uncharacterized protein LOC111907958, translating into MHCRNCNKKGHTVCYCKAPTQPISQIPTAGGSQACYECGEIRHFKRNCPKTKNDFCPKTKNDGDVGRILAIVHEEAMADPNVVTGTFLLSNSYECILFDSVVEKSFVSHKFKHLLKQNPQTLKDTFIVEMANGKTKSKNDIYIGCTLTLKNYSFQIDLMPVSIKSFDIITNMDRLSLHHANILCFERAIHLNLPSNESLVIYGDKSGANLQIISCVKANKYLRKYYCSFLAHVVDKTQEVKIINDILEVYNFPDVFPKDISGVPPERQGEF; encoded by the coding sequence ATGCACTGCagaaactgcaacaagaaggggcacaccgtCTGTTACTGTAAAGCGCCAACACAACCCATCTCTCAAATCCCCACCGCGGGAGGAAGTCAAGCTTGTTATGAGTGTGGCGAAATTAggcacttcaagagaaactgcccaaagaCAAAGAATGATTTCTGCCCAAAGACAAAGAATGATGGCGATGTAGGAAGAATTTTGGCAATTGTCCATGAAGAAGCGATGGCAGATCCTAAcgtggttactggtacgtttcttctcagcAATTCTTATgaatgcattcttttcgatagtGTTGTGGAGAAAAGCTTCGTGAGCCATAAATTCAAACATCTACTAAAACAAAATCCCCAAACATTAAAAGACACATTCATAGTAGAGATGGCAAACGGAAAGACCAAGAGCaaaaatgatatatacataggatgcacaCTTACTCTAAAAAACTATTCATTTCAAATTGACCTTATGCCAGTCTCAATTAAAAGCTTTGACATTATAACCAACATGGATCGGTTAAGTCTTCATCATGCTAATATCCTATGTTTTGAAAGAGCCATTCATCTTAATCTGCCAAGTAACGAATCTctcgttatctatggcgacaaatctGGTGCAAATCTTCAAATCATTTCTTGCGTCAAGGCCAACAAGTATCTTCGCAAATATTACTGTTCCTTCTTAGCCCATGTAGTAGATAAGACACAAGAGGTAAAAATCATCAACGATATCCTTGAAGTCTATAATTTCCCTGATGTTTTTCCCAAAGATATCTCAGGAGTTCCTCCTGAACGTCAAGGCGAATTCTGA